A genomic segment from Nocardiopsis sp. Huas11 encodes:
- the secD gene encoding protein translocase subunit SecD, with product MPSQSGAGGRWTRALISLLVILVAFGAAWIIPPRLGLDLSGGTQIVLETQDGADGTEANSENTDQVVEVLRQRIDRLGVAESTLSRSGENRIIVELPGVQDPTEAAQIVGQTAQLSFHPVLGVTAGGGQGVQAPGDSANAPADESRAPADTEGGAEEAPADEAAEGAEGTEEAPQMTEEEMQELLGGMGGQGGTGGTGQTGQEAEDPSQVAMTLPDEQGNYLQLGETAVPGDSVASADAGLDPVNRAEWVVNVNFRGEGRDQWAELTGQAACFPENDPRRRVAIVLDNQVISSPSVNDAACDVGQREGSTTISGSFTSESANELAVLIEGGSLPLPVTEVQRQTVGPTLGAAAIQASAIAALLGIAFTALYITVVYRLVGFLASVALGFYALIAYGVLVALGATLTLPGLAGFVLAIGMAIDANVLIFERAREEYQRQQQTYEANKSAGMQDATEAEVRRAESGIATRRRRRAIPASLEKGFVEGSQKAWSAVIDTNITTLIAAALLFFFASGTVQGFGVTLSIGTIVSMFSALVVARVLVEWAVRRAVIRKHPAVSGLNKIGAVRAWLVEKNPGLMKYRKHALIAAAALVLVSLAAPLVRAPNLGVEFTGGRVIEYEITGDEDLSVDEAREIVAGLDFSGSDTAVVQEAGDSDISVRTGDISDAEAATVTEALGSATGGVEMVSDELIGPSMGDELRNRALIALAAALALQLVYLAWRFRWSFGVSTMLSLAFNLALVIGLFIWMGKPIDGVFLAALLSVIGFTVNDTVVVLDRVRDEWAKDDKSSFAEIANRAVLNTLPRTVNTTVGAWIILGFLTVFGGTSLQDFSIAMLIGLSTGVVSTVFVAVPLAIWLQKWDRTAPPHVIKERKNRARVAAKASREEGDGAVV from the coding sequence TTGCCCAGTCAATCGGGAGCCGGGGGGCGCTGGACACGCGCCCTCATCTCCCTTCTCGTCATCCTCGTCGCGTTCGGCGCGGCCTGGATCATCCCTCCGCGCCTGGGGCTCGACCTCAGCGGCGGCACGCAGATCGTCCTGGAGACCCAGGACGGCGCCGACGGCACGGAGGCCAACTCCGAGAACACCGACCAGGTCGTCGAGGTCCTGCGCCAGCGCATCGACCGCCTCGGTGTCGCCGAGTCGACGCTCTCGCGCTCCGGTGAGAACCGGATCATCGTCGAGCTGCCCGGCGTCCAGGACCCGACGGAGGCCGCGCAGATCGTCGGCCAGACCGCGCAGCTGTCCTTCCACCCGGTCCTCGGCGTGACCGCCGGCGGCGGCCAGGGCGTCCAGGCGCCCGGCGACTCCGCCAACGCGCCCGCCGACGAGTCCCGCGCGCCCGCGGACACCGAGGGCGGGGCCGAGGAGGCGCCCGCCGACGAGGCCGCGGAAGGCGCCGAGGGCACCGAGGAAGCCCCCCAGATGACCGAGGAGGAGATGCAGGAACTCCTCGGCGGTATGGGCGGCCAGGGCGGTACCGGCGGCACGGGGCAGACCGGCCAGGAGGCCGAGGACCCCAGCCAGGTCGCGATGACCCTGCCCGACGAGCAGGGCAACTACCTGCAGCTCGGCGAGACCGCCGTCCCCGGTGACAGCGTCGCCAGCGCGGACGCCGGGCTGGACCCGGTCAACCGCGCCGAGTGGGTCGTCAACGTCAACTTCCGCGGTGAGGGCCGCGACCAGTGGGCCGAGCTCACCGGGCAGGCCGCCTGCTTCCCGGAGAACGACCCGCGCCGCCGCGTGGCGATCGTGCTGGACAACCAGGTCATCTCCTCGCCCAGCGTCAACGACGCGGCCTGCGACGTCGGCCAGCGCGAGGGCAGCACCACCATCAGCGGAAGCTTCACCTCCGAGTCGGCCAACGAGCTGGCCGTGCTGATCGAGGGCGGCTCGCTGCCGCTGCCGGTCACCGAGGTGCAGCGCCAGACGGTCGGCCCGACGCTCGGTGCCGCCGCCATCCAGGCCAGCGCCATCGCGGCCCTGCTGGGCATCGCGTTCACCGCCCTGTACATCACGGTGGTGTACCGCCTCGTCGGCTTCCTGGCCTCGGTCGCGCTGGGCTTCTACGCGCTCATCGCCTACGGCGTGCTCGTGGCCCTGGGGGCCACCCTGACCCTGCCGGGCCTGGCGGGTTTCGTGCTGGCGATCGGTATGGCCATCGACGCCAACGTGCTCATCTTCGAGCGCGCGCGCGAGGAGTACCAGCGACAACAGCAGACCTACGAGGCCAACAAGTCGGCGGGCATGCAGGACGCCACCGAGGCCGAGGTCAGGCGGGCCGAGTCCGGTATCGCCACCCGCCGTCGCCGCAGGGCCATCCCGGCGAGCCTGGAGAAGGGCTTCGTCGAGGGCTCCCAGAAGGCGTGGAGCGCGGTCATCGACACCAACATCACCACCCTCATCGCCGCGGCGCTGCTGTTCTTCTTCGCCTCCGGCACCGTGCAGGGCTTCGGCGTCACGCTGAGCATCGGCACCATCGTGTCGATGTTCTCCGCCCTGGTGGTGGCCCGTGTGCTCGTGGAGTGGGCGGTGCGCCGCGCCGTCATCCGCAAGCACCCGGCGGTCAGCGGTCTCAACAAGATCGGCGCCGTGCGCGCGTGGCTGGTCGAGAAGAACCCCGGCCTGATGAAGTACCGCAAGCACGCCCTGATCGCCGCCGCCGCGCTGGTCCTGGTGTCCCTGGCGGCCCCGCTCGTGCGGGCGCCCAACCTGGGTGTGGAGTTCACCGGCGGCCGCGTCATCGAGTACGAGATCACCGGCGACGAGGACCTGTCGGTGGACGAGGCGCGCGAGATCGTGGCCGGGCTGGACTTCTCCGGTTCGGACACCGCGGTCGTGCAGGAGGCCGGTGACAGCGACATCTCCGTGCGCACCGGCGACATCTCCGACGCCGAGGCGGCGACCGTCACCGAGGCGCTCGGTTCGGCGACGGGCGGAGTGGAGATGGTCAGCGACGAGCTGATCGGCCCGAGCATGGGCGATGAGCTGCGCAACCGGGCGCTCATCGCGCTCGCCGCCGCGCTCGCCCTGCAGCTGGTCTACCTGGCCTGGCGCTTCCGCTGGTCCTTCGGTGTCTCCACGATGCTGTCGCTGGCGTTCAACCTGGCCCTGGTGATCGGGCTGTTCATCTGGATGGGCAAGCCGATCGACGGCGTGTTCCTCGCCGCCCTGCTGAGCGTCATCGGCTTCACCGTCAACGACACGGTGGTGGTGCTCGACCGGGTGCGCGACGAGTGGGCGAAGGACGACAAGTCCTCGTTCGCCGAGATCGCCAACCGGGCGGTGCTCAACACCTTGCCGCGTACGGTCAACACCACGGTCGGCGCGTGGATCATCCTGGGCTTCCTCACCGTCTTCGGCGGGACCTCGCTCCAGGACTTCTCCATCGCCATGCTGATCGGTCTGAGCACGGGTGTGGTCTCGACGGTGTTCGTCGCCGTCCCGCTGGCCATCTGGCTGCAGAAGTGGGACCGCACGGCGCCGCCGCACGTGATCAAGGAGCGCAAGAACCGGGCGCGGGTGGCCGCCAAGGCCAGCCGCGAAGAGGGCGACGGCGCGGTCGTCTGA
- the rsmI gene encoding 16S rRNA (cytidine(1402)-2'-O)-methyltransferase, with translation MVEGVGRGEGSGTLTLAGLPIGNSGDAPPRLLRALETARVIAAEDTRRLRQFASRAGVRLGGDEGARVVSYYDANESRRTDDLMTDLRGGTDVLVVTDAGMPGVSDPGYRLTAACAEEGILVTSIPGPSAVTTALVVSGLPTDRFCFEGFPPRKGLAGYLEELAAERRTMVFFESPHRIAATLEAMARAFGADRRAAVCRELTKTYEQVRRGGLGELAEWAAEGVRGEISVVVEGARSRPEQVGSADLVAAVAALEDEGVRRKEAIGRVAKESGVPKRRVYDLVHGVTEVD, from the coding sequence GTGGTTGAGGGTGTAGGCCGTGGGGAGGGGTCCGGGACGTTGACGCTCGCCGGGCTTCCCATCGGGAACTCGGGCGACGCGCCGCCCAGACTGCTGCGCGCGTTGGAGACCGCCCGCGTCATCGCCGCGGAGGACACCCGCAGGCTACGCCAGTTCGCCTCCCGGGCGGGAGTACGTCTGGGCGGGGACGAGGGGGCCAGGGTGGTGTCCTACTACGACGCCAACGAGTCCCGGCGTACCGACGACCTCATGACGGACCTGCGCGGGGGCACGGACGTGCTCGTGGTGACCGACGCGGGGATGCCCGGCGTCTCCGACCCCGGCTACCGGCTGACGGCGGCCTGCGCCGAGGAGGGCATCCTGGTCACCTCCATCCCGGGACCCTCCGCGGTGACCACCGCCCTGGTGGTCTCCGGCCTGCCCACGGACCGCTTCTGCTTCGAGGGCTTCCCGCCCCGCAAGGGGCTGGCGGGCTACCTCGAGGAACTGGCCGCCGAGCGGCGCACCATGGTGTTCTTCGAGAGCCCGCACCGGATCGCCGCCACCCTGGAGGCGATGGCCCGGGCCTTCGGCGCCGACCGGCGGGCCGCGGTGTGCCGCGAGCTGACCAAGACCTACGAGCAGGTGCGCCGCGGCGGGCTGGGCGAGCTCGCGGAGTGGGCGGCGGAGGGCGTGCGGGGAGAGATCTCCGTGGTGGTGGAGGGCGCGCGCAGCCGCCCGGAGCAGGTCGGGTCGGCGGACCTGGTGGCCGCGGTCGCCGCGCTGGAGGACGAGGGCGTGCGCCGCAAGGAGGCCATCGGCCGCGTGGCCAAGGAGTCGGGCGTGCCCAAGCGCCGGGTCTACGACCTCGTGCACGGCGTCACCGAGGTCGACTGA
- a CDS encoding dolichyl-phosphate-mannose--protein mannosyltransferase — MTTTALSSEVDPPTPPAPSRAAAVRARLSPSATMTWWVGWLGAVLVTAFAGALRFYRLGEPDRIYFDETYYAKDAYGLQAFGYEHDSLENADDLLGRGPVDFFDGAGDFIVHPPVGKWMIALGDWLWALLPFGESMTPEGWRFAAALAGVATVFIVVRLATRMTGSVLLGCTAGLILALDGLHFTLSRIAMVDMFLTLWVVAGFACLVIDRDATRERLARLSEAGVDVTTRWWLGVRWWRLAAGLCFGLAIGTKWSALFFVAAFGLLTVAWDYGARRSVGQRRPWGRWLLVDAVPAFLQTVVVAGIVYVVSWTGWLVTRGGYNRDFADGMAPDWLPGLVARPLEAFISLADYHHRMMNFHSGLTSDHAYISAPWEWLVMRTPVMFAYEGEAVGCPSGGCVASVVSIGTPIVWWISLLAICVMLGWWATFRDWRAGAVLLAVAAGWLPWFAFPDRPMFLFYALPVLPFLVLAIVLMLGLVMDAGENSRRIGPYLRAMGGVVFGVLLLLIIAHFAYLYPVLAAYPIDEPAWRQRLWFDVWIYGNGSS; from the coding sequence ATGACCACCACCGCACTTTCCTCCGAGGTCGACCCGCCGACCCCGCCCGCACCGTCCCGCGCGGCCGCCGTACGCGCACGCCTGTCCCCCTCGGCCACCATGACCTGGTGGGTGGGCTGGCTGGGCGCCGTCCTGGTCACCGCCTTCGCCGGGGCGCTGCGCTTCTACCGCCTGGGTGAGCCCGACCGGATCTACTTCGACGAGACCTACTACGCCAAGGACGCCTACGGCCTCCAGGCGTTCGGCTACGAGCACGACTCCCTGGAGAACGCCGACGACCTGCTCGGCCGGGGACCCGTGGACTTCTTCGACGGCGCCGGCGACTTCATCGTCCACCCGCCGGTCGGCAAGTGGATGATCGCGCTCGGCGACTGGTTGTGGGCGCTGCTGCCGTTCGGCGAGTCCATGACCCCGGAGGGATGGCGGTTCGCCGCCGCCCTGGCGGGGGTGGCGACCGTGTTCATCGTGGTGCGGCTGGCGACCCGCATGACGGGCTCGGTGCTGCTGGGCTGTACCGCTGGACTGATCCTGGCCCTGGACGGACTGCACTTCACGCTGAGCCGGATCGCGATGGTCGACATGTTCCTCACCCTGTGGGTGGTGGCGGGCTTCGCGTGCCTGGTGATCGACCGCGACGCCACCCGGGAGCGGCTGGCACGGCTGAGCGAGGCGGGAGTCGACGTCACGACACGGTGGTGGCTGGGTGTGCGCTGGTGGCGGCTGGCGGCCGGCCTGTGCTTCGGGTTGGCGATCGGGACGAAGTGGTCGGCCCTGTTCTTCGTGGCGGCCTTCGGCCTGCTGACGGTGGCGTGGGACTACGGCGCGCGGCGCAGTGTGGGACAGCGCAGGCCGTGGGGGCGGTGGCTGCTGGTCGACGCGGTGCCCGCGTTCCTCCAGACGGTGGTGGTCGCCGGGATCGTCTACGTGGTGTCGTGGACCGGTTGGCTGGTCACACGGGGCGGCTACAACCGCGACTTCGCCGACGGCATGGCCCCGGACTGGCTGCCGGGGCTGGTGGCCAGGCCGTTGGAGGCGTTCATCAGCCTGGCGGACTACCACCACCGGATGATGAACTTCCACAGCGGGCTGACGAGCGACCACGCCTACATCTCGGCGCCGTGGGAGTGGCTGGTCATGCGCACCCCGGTGATGTTCGCCTACGAGGGCGAGGCGGTGGGCTGCCCCTCGGGCGGCTGCGTGGCCTCGGTGGTCTCCATCGGCACCCCGATCGTGTGGTGGATCAGCCTGCTGGCGATCTGCGTGATGCTCGGCTGGTGGGCGACCTTCCGCGACTGGCGGGCCGGCGCGGTCCTGCTGGCGGTGGCGGCGGGATGGCTGCCCTGGTTCGCCTTCCCGGACCGTCCGATGTTCCTCTTCTACGCGCTGCCCGTCCTGCCGTTCCTGGTGCTGGCCATCGTGCTGATGCTCGGGCTGGTGATGGACGCCGGAGAGAACAGCCGACGTATCGGGCCCTACCTGCGCGCGATGGGCGGCGTCGTCTTCGGTGTGTTGTTGCTGCTGATCATCGCCCATTTCGCATATCTGTACCCGGTGCTGGCCGCCTATCCGATCGACGAACCGGCCTGGCGGCAGCGGCTGTGGTTCGACGTGTGGATCTACGGCAACGGCTCTTCCTGA
- a CDS encoding response regulator transcription factor, whose protein sequence is MSPHPPSPAPFTRVADTPTPAGTPRVRPIRVLVVDDHAFFRRGLVSVLDEEEDISVVSEAGDGEEAIRLATELRPDVVLMDVMMPHSSGIDACPRIREAVPHTKFVMLTMSDEESDLFDALKAGATGYLLKEISVTDLPRAVRTIADGQSFINSAMATKLIGEFAELAKQESSPPSRPAMPQLTPRETEVLKLLARSLNNREIGERLFITENTVKNHVRNILEKLQVHSRTEAAIYAVRAEYVT, encoded by the coding sequence GTGAGCCCGCACCCCCCGAGTCCCGCCCCTTTCACCCGCGTCGCGGACACACCGACGCCCGCAGGGACCCCGCGCGTGCGGCCGATCCGCGTCCTGGTCGTGGACGACCACGCCTTCTTCCGCCGCGGCCTGGTGTCCGTCCTGGACGAGGAGGAGGACATCAGCGTCGTCAGCGAGGCCGGGGACGGTGAGGAGGCGATCCGCCTGGCCACCGAGCTACGGCCCGACGTGGTCCTCATGGACGTGATGATGCCGCACTCCAGCGGCATCGACGCCTGCCCGCGCATCCGCGAGGCGGTGCCGCACACCAAGTTCGTCATGCTGACGATGAGCGACGAGGAGTCCGACCTCTTCGACGCCCTCAAGGCGGGTGCGACCGGTTACCTGCTCAAGGAGATCTCGGTGACCGACCTGCCCCGCGCGGTGCGCACCATCGCCGACGGGCAGTCCTTCATCAACTCGGCGATGGCCACCAAGCTCATCGGGGAGTTCGCCGAGCTGGCCAAACAGGAGAGCTCGCCGCCCAGCCGGCCGGCCATGCCCCAGCTCACGCCCCGGGAGACCGAGGTCCTCAAGCTGCTGGCCCGGTCGCTGAACAACCGGGAGATCGGCGAGCGCCTGTTCATCACCGAGAACACCGTGAAGAACCACGTGCGCAACATCCTGGAGAAGCTCCAGGTGCACTCGCGCACCGAGGCCGCCATCTACGCGGTCCGGGCGGAGTACGTCACCTGA
- a CDS encoding sec-independent translocase — MSLSWGEIGLLLVLGLLIFGPDQLPKAAQQVGRVLRQLRTMANSATSDLKEGLGPEFKDLDVADLNPKRFVQKHFWEDDEPERKPAGRLNGKRPPFDSEAT; from the coding sequence ATGAGTCTCAGTTGGGGGGAGATCGGTCTCCTTCTTGTCCTCGGCCTGCTCATCTTCGGCCCCGATCAGCTTCCCAAGGCCGCGCAGCAGGTCGGTCGTGTGCTGCGCCAGCTGCGGACCATGGCCAACTCGGCCACCAGCGACCTCAAGGAGGGGCTGGGCCCGGAGTTCAAGGACCTGGACGTCGCGGACCTCAACCCCAAGCGCTTCGTGCAGAAGCACTTCTGGGAGGACGACGAGCCCGAGCGCAAGCCGGCCGGCCGTCTCAACGGCAAGCGCCCCCCGTTCGACAGCGAGGCGACCTGA
- a CDS encoding cold-shock protein — MAQGTVKWFNSEKGFGFIAVEGGQPDVFVHYSAIAGTGFRNLEEDQKVEFDIIQGPKGPQAADVRTA; from the coding sequence ATGGCTCAGGGCACCGTGAAGTGGTTCAACTCTGAGAAGGGTTTCGGGTTCATCGCCGTCGAGGGTGGTCAGCCCGACGTGTTCGTCCACTATTCGGCGATCGCGGGAACCGGCTTCCGGAACCTGGAAGAGGACCAGAAGGTCGAGTTCGACATCATCCAGGGCCCCAAGGGCCCGCAGGCGGCCGACGTTCGGACGGCCTGA